The DNA window CCAGAAGTTAGGCGTCAATAACAGTATGCACTGCCGAGCCTTGTACCAAACTCTGAAACTTTCACCATTTCTTTATGCACTTTTAAAGAAACACATTCAATTCTACACTCgactttttttctctctttttcaaaataatCATAGTTGCCATAGCTAGCTGTTGCTGAATGATATATAAGGAATCATTGCCTAATTTACAACGCAGCAAGCTGCAGAAATAGGATTAAGCCCTCAGCCATATTTGTACagtttttttggttttaacCGAGTGAGAATATCAGATGGCTGCAGGCCTTCCGTCTTTCCTAGGGTCACTAACAGCTGTAAGAATTCCATGAACTACCTCATTGTTCGCCATTTTCCCAAATTTCCGACCCCCATCCCTTGGCCTTTGAAGGGTTTGAACTATAAATTGGCAGATTGCTCCGCCTGATCTACCCTGTAGCTGGTGACCCCTTTCTTCCAAGAAGTGCCTATTCTCACTTGAGAGTTCGATGTGATCCCCATCCAAAACTGTCCAGTTCTCGTACAAAACGACATTCGGGATTAACTGTAGAAAACCAAGAATAAATTAACGTATGATCGGCAGCAGGTTATTTAGTAAATTAATTTTTCGTAGTAAGCCAATCAATTCGACCTTGTGGTAAACTCTTGGACTCTGAACAGCAGCTAGAGGCTCCATTCCCAGAATAAAATGGTTAATGAACACTTGGACCACAGCCGGAATTATGTCTGATCCTCCACTTCCTCCGATCACTCCAGCTAGCTGATTATGCTGATGACAATTATCCATAAAAGAATTGTTTAGTAATGAAATCAGTTGACATAGAAACGCTGAGACAGACCATTGCTATGTCTCTGTAATGCTTTTTTGTAATCACAGAAATGATAAGCAGCAAGTGGAATGAAAAACATAATTCAGCATAGAACGTTCTTCTACCTTGAGAACGATTATAGGGGTCATTGAAGATAATGGTCTCTTGTTTGGTCTAATAAAGTTGGCTGGAGCAGGAGGGAGCCTATCGGAAGATATCTCTGTAGGTACGCTGAAATCTCCCATTTCATTGTTAAGCACGATGCCAGTCGAAGGAGATAGCACCCCAGCACCAAAGGGATAATTCACTGTGGTCGTCATTGATACAGCATTTCGGTCTGCATCAACAATACAGAAGTGGCTGGTTCCATGATCTCTAAGCTGGCTCCACCTGGAAATAGTATGATGGCTACAAGTTAGCAATTTGAAGTGAGAATGTACAATCTGATATTCAAGGATCCAATATAGCTCTTTCAACCTGTGCATGTAGTATTCAGGAGGGAAAGTGGTGTTGTCGAATATCAGTTGCTGTATTTTCTTAGCGAATTCAGGGGAGAGCATGTCAGATGCGGTTTTACTGATATTTACGAAGTCGGGGTCACCCAGGTCCATGCGGATAGCAAGCATGTGTTTTAAAGCTTCAATCAGACGATGAAGACCCAAAGGACCCTCTGCTGCATTTGAACTAGCATAACTGTCTAAGATGTTCAGCACCTAAAATTTCACCAATTGCAGACACATTTAGGTAACAAAAAATGGACTATGTTTTGCCACTCATCCAAACTAAAATGCAGTCTTGCCACAGCATGCAGGTAGTAAATTAATCAGAAGTTTCTGAACTAAATGTCAAAATCTCAAGGCAAAAGGTTAGGACTATGTTCTTTTCAGGGGAACCAACGCAACAGTCAAAATGTTCCACCAAAAACGACTTGTTCAACCGATATGAATTCATTGACTGTTGAGCTATACAAATCTGAGTCTGCGTATCGTCCAATTAATAGAAAGAGAAAGCATACCAGAGACATTCCCAGCGTCCCACTTGATGGAGGTGGCATTCCTAAGATCGTGTAGCCCATTGTGTTGACAGAAACTGCACCAGTAACATCCACTCTGTAGTTCCTTAAAtcctccattttcaaaattccACCTGCTTTTTGCACATCCTCAATCAGCTTTTCACCGATTGTTCCATTGTAGAAGGCCTCAGGACC is part of the Coffea eugenioides isolate CCC68of chromosome 6, Ceug_1.0, whole genome shotgun sequence genome and encodes:
- the LOC113775110 gene encoding glutathione hydrolase 3; translated protein: MRQQHSLEAPLLVESGNSIRKRYWRTVLSFLLALIGLTCVGLILRGNSSFWAVVRDGNEFNERLQFGNTEIVESQQAVVAADDGRCSEIGVSVLAKGGHAVDAAVATALCLGVVNPTASGIGGGGFMVVHSSTTSEAQAFDMRETAPLAASQDMYETDVNAKYNGALSMGVPGELAGLHEAWLKFGQLPWKTLFQPAIKLAKEGFVVAPYLGSYLARKKNIILSDPGLKQVYAPNGKLLKAGEICYNVELGRSLEAVAQQGPEAFYNGTIGEKLIEDVQKAGGILKMEDLRNYRVDVTGAVSVNTMGYTILGMPPPSSGTLGMSLVLNILDSYASSNAAEGPLGLHRLIEALKHMLAIRMDLGDPDFVNISKTASDMLSPEFAKKIQQLIFDNTTFPPEYYMHRWSQLRDHGTSHFCIVDADRNAVSMTTTVNYPFGAGVLSPSTGIVLNNEMGDFSVPTEISSDRLPPAPANFIRPNKRPLSSMTPIIVLKHNQLAGVIGGSGGSDIIPAVVQVFINHFILGMEPLAAVQSPRVYHKLIPNVVLYENWTVLDGDHIELSSENRHFLEERGHQLQGRSGGAICQFIVQTLQRPRDGGRKFGKMANNEVVHGILTAVSDPRKDGRPAAI